From Endomicrobiales bacterium, a single genomic window includes:
- a CDS encoding YifB family Mg chelatase-like AAA ATPase produces MLSKVISSALSGIDAKLVLVETYIARGLPSFSIVGLPDASVKESKDRVVAAIRNSGFDFPSKKITVNLAPADLKKEGSAFDLPIAIGLLCASGVLEKSSIEGWLFTGELSLDGQLRATKGVLPMTIESQKKKLKGIVIPHNNLQEAVVVNGATVLAAQNLLQVVNYFLGNDKSIAPQAGQDTFDFSNIAYDFDFSDVKGQWYAKRALEVASAGSHNVLMVGPPGSGKTMLAKRIVTILPPMCLEEALETTKIHSVSGFMATDGALKANRPFRSPHHTISDVALIGGGAFPKPGEVSLAHNGVLFLDELTEFDRNVLEVLRQPLEERSVCISRAKHSVEFPASFMLIAAMNPCPCGNLGNSQKECVCLPHAVRRYRSKISGPLMDRIDIHLEVPAVKFDEMVSDVKAESSLDIRKRILQAREIQKSRFKGLSIRTNAQMSSKLVKKFCKIEADALGLLKVAIDRLGFSARAYDRILKVARTISDLENSPTITSAHISEAIQYRQFDKNL; encoded by the coding sequence TGTGGCAGCTATCAGAAACAGCGGTTTTGATTTTCCGTCTAAAAAAATAACCGTAAATTTAGCGCCAGCCGACTTAAAAAAAGAGGGCTCAGCTTTTGATTTGCCAATTGCCATTGGATTGCTTTGCGCAAGCGGAGTATTAGAAAAATCATCCATTGAGGGGTGGCTTTTTACAGGTGAGTTGTCGTTAGATGGGCAGTTGCGCGCAACAAAAGGCGTACTGCCTATGACAATTGAATCGCAAAAGAAAAAGTTAAAAGGCATAGTAATACCGCACAATAACCTGCAAGAAGCAGTTGTTGTAAACGGGGCAACGGTGCTTGCCGCGCAAAACCTTTTGCAGGTGGTAAACTATTTTTTGGGCAACGATAAGTCAATTGCCCCGCAAGCAGGGCAAGACACATTTGATTTTTCAAATATCGCATATGACTTTGACTTTTCTGATGTTAAAGGGCAGTGGTATGCAAAAAGAGCGTTAGAAGTTGCATCCGCGGGGTCTCATAATGTGTTAATGGTAGGCCCTCCGGGTTCTGGCAAAACAATGCTTGCAAAAAGAATTGTTACCATACTTCCGCCAATGTGTTTAGAAGAAGCACTTGAGACAACAAAAATTCACTCGGTATCTGGCTTTATGGCTACTGATGGAGCACTTAAGGCGAACAGGCCATTTCGCTCGCCGCACCATACAATTTCCGATGTGGCTTTAATAGGCGGAGGGGCATTTCCAAAACCTGGTGAAGTAAGTTTGGCACATAATGGAGTTTTATTTTTAGACGAATTAACCGAGTTTGATAGAAATGTACTTGAAGTTTTAAGGCAGCCGCTTGAAGAGCGCAGTGTTTGCATATCGCGCGCAAAGCATTCCGTGGAGTTTCCTGCATCATTTATGCTTATTGCCGCAATGAACCCTTGCCCTTGCGGTAATTTGGGAAACTCACAAAAGGAATGTGTATGTTTGCCTCACGCCGTAAGGCGATATCGCTCAAAAATTTCAGGGCCGCTAATGGATAGAATAGATATACATTTAGAAGTTCCTGCAGTAAAGTTTGACGAAATGGTTTCAGATGTCAAAGCCGAAAGCTCATTAGATATAAGAAAAAGAATTTTACAGGCGCGAGAAATTCAAAAGAGTAGGTTTAAAGGTTTATCTATCAGAACAAATGCCCAAATGTCATCTAAACTTGTAAAAAAGTTTTGCAAAATTGAAGCTGATGCCTTAGGGCTTTTGAAAGTTGCCATAGACCGCCTTGGTTTTTCCGCCAGAGCGTATGACAGAATATTAAAGGTAGCAAGAACCATATCCGACCTTGAAAACAGCCCAACAATTACATCTGCCCACATCTCAGAAGCCATACAATATAGGCAGTTTGATAAAAATTTGTAA
- a CDS encoding nucleotidyl transferase AbiEii/AbiGii toxin family protein, whose translation MNSYYYNNLQIREVFHLEFLRAFARKLKPSFFALKGGVNMRLSFGSIRYSEDMDLDVNTINVKALSDTVMKILGSVSFQNELKGFGIDKVLPPNMAKAKQTDTTQRFKVHLITHQGEDLFTKIEFSRRKSVGNAVVEPVSEKILRQYKMSPLIVSHYDVDSAFAQKINALANRSAVQARDIFDLYMLSTQLSPNKNSRIKTDAVSIKIACENVFLVSFHQFRDTVLSYLAEEDKAAYDSPDLWDEIKLRVHDLICQNN comes from the coding sequence ATGAACAGCTATTATTATAATAATCTTCAAATTAGAGAAGTTTTTCATCTTGAATTTCTGCGTGCTTTTGCAAGGAAATTAAAGCCGTCTTTTTTTGCTTTAAAGGGTGGGGTTAATATGCGGTTGTCTTTTGGTAGTATCAGGTATTCAGAAGATATGGATTTAGATGTTAATACTATTAACGTAAAAGCTCTGAGCGATACAGTTATGAAAATACTTGGATCAGTTTCATTCCAAAATGAACTGAAAGGGTTTGGTATAGATAAAGTTTTGCCTCCAAATATGGCTAAAGCCAAACAAACCGATACAACCCAGCGATTTAAAGTACATCTTATTACTCATCAGGGTGAAGACCTTTTTACAAAAATCGAATTCTCGCGCCGCAAATCCGTTGGCAATGCGGTTGTTGAACCCGTTTCAGAAAAAATATTGCGCCAGTATAAAATGTCGCCGTTAATAGTCAGCCATTATGATGTTGATAGTGCCTTCGCACAGAAAATTAATGCACTGGCTAATCGCAGTGCGGTGCAGGCCAGGGACATTTTTGATTTGTATATGTTGTCAACACAATTGTCGCCGAACAAAAACAGTCGGATTAAAACCGACGCAGTAAGCATCAAAATCGCTTGCGAAAATGTTTTTCTTGTCAGTTTTCATCAATTCCGAGATACGGTGCTGAGTTATCTTGCAGAAGAAGACAAGGCAGCCTATGATAGCCCTGATTTGTGGGATGAAATTAAACTAAGGGTTCATGATCTTATATGTCAAAACAACTAA
- a CDS encoding type IV toxin-antitoxin system AbiEi family antitoxin domain-containing protein, which yields MSKQLIIIECIKKLNRPIFTTREITDLSGKSASNVTQTLNYLAQHNAIKKLHRGVWGEVTSKLISPYMLIPHLFTSTRVYVSFLSALHLHGIIEQIPQTITLASTTHTKKIRTAIGVFAVHQILPEFFSGFDWYKGTVSFLIAQPEKALADCLYLYTKKKKQYGHFPELNLKKPFRIQKVIEWIEKIPDQKSIVAAKAKLNEILSSKSTSL from the coding sequence ATGTCAAAACAACTAATTATAATTGAATGCATTAAAAAGCTGAACCGCCCGATATTTACTACCCGTGAAATAACGGACTTGTCTGGCAAAAGTGCGTCCAATGTAACCCAGACGCTCAACTATCTTGCCCAGCATAATGCGATAAAGAAACTGCATCGGGGTGTTTGGGGAGAAGTTACGAGCAAGCTCATAAGCCCTTACATGCTTATACCTCATTTATTTACATCAACCAGGGTGTATGTTTCATTTTTGAGCGCCTTGCATTTGCACGGCATCATTGAGCAGATACCGCAGACAATAACACTTGCTTCAACCACTCATACGAAAAAAATCAGGACAGCTATCGGGGTGTTTGCAGTTCACCAAATATTGCCGGAATTCTTTTCTGGCTTTGACTGGTATAAAGGTACCGTAAGTTTTTTGATAGCACAGCCAGAAAAAGCATTGGCAGATTGCCTTTATCTTTATACCAAAAAGAAAAAGCAATATGGTCATTTCCCAGAGCTTAACCTGAAAAAGCCTTTTAGGATACAAAAAGTAATAGAATGGATTGAAAAAATTCCAGACCAAAAATCCATAGTTGCCGCAAAAGCCAAGCTTAATGAAATTTTGAGTTCTAAAAGTACTTCGCTATAA